CCTTTACTACAGCTCTAGCAAATTCTTTATCCCGACAGATAGAAACGCCCCGATTGTATCTGAGACAATTTACGCCAGAGGATTTAGATGAGCTGTACCGCATCTACAGCGATGCCGAAGTTATGAAGTATGTGAGCGAAGGCGTCAGAAATAGAGAAGAGACAGCAGCAGATTTATTTCAGATAATCGCAGATTGGGAAAAACACGCTTTCGGTTTGTGGGCTGTTGTCAATAAAGAAAATAACCAATTGATTGGCGACGGGGGGCTTCGCTTTTTAGGCAAAACACCTGATGTAGAAGTCGGTTATGTGTTAGCAAAAGCGTATTGGGGGAAAGGTTTAGCATCGGAAGTTGCAGCGGCTAGCCTCAAGTATGGATTTGAAGCATTGAAACTAGAAAAAATTGTGGCTGTGGCGGATACCGACAACATCGCGTCGCGGCGGGTAATGGAAAAAGTGGGGATGAGATACCAGCATAACCTCGATGATTGCGATCGAGTATATTATTCAATTTCGCGAAAAATCTACCAGTCAAAAGTAGCTGAGTTGAGTTGAGTAAGGAAATTCAACCAAATCTTGGGGAGCCATACTTACCCAAAATGGTATCATAATGTCGCGCTGTTAATTATATATATTAAAAATGCAAGAAATAGAAACACCCAGATTGTATCTGAGACAATTTACGCCAGACGATTTAGATGAGCTGTACCGCATCTACAGCGATGCGGAAACAATGAAATACCTCAGAGGAGTTAGAACTAGAGAAGCAACAGAGAGCGCCATTCATGCCATGCTCAAACGTTGGGAAGAAAACAACTTCGGAATGTGGGCTGTAGTACATAAGATAGATCGTAAAATGATTGGTCGCTGCGGACTGGCTTTTCTGGACAAGACACCGGAAGTTGAGCTTGGCTATGCACTGGATAAAGTTTATTGGAATCAAGGATTGGCGACTGAAGCATCTTTTGCTAGTCTAAACTATGGATTTAAAATATTAAAATTGGAGAGAATAGTTGCGATCGCCCGCCCGGAAAATATCGCCTCCCAGCGGGTGATCCAGAAAGTGGGCATGAAATATGAAAAAAATGCTCATTATTACGAAACTGATGTAGTGTATTATTCTATTTCGCAAGAATGTTACCAGTCCCGAGTATCTTCGTAGGGTGCGTTTCGATCGCACTTTACGACATTTCAACGACTGATATCATAAGTTGACAGTGTTGTCAGCAGACACCTACGAAGTCCTTTGTAATTGCTTGTTAACTTTGATAATCTTCTTGTCAAAATACTCTTGTCTGTGTCCCAATCTTTTCGCGACTTCCAATCCCTTTTGATAGGCTGCCAAAGCTTTGTCGTAAGCCTTCATTTCCTGGTAAACTTGACCTAGATTGTCGTAAGCACTCATCAATCCGTACCAATTGTAAGCCCGTTCTTCTAACAGCAACTGCATTTGATAAATCCGCACAGTCGGCTCCCACTGCTTTTGCGATCGATAAAGCAATGCTAATTTCTCCAAAGCTTCGCTGGCTTGGGCGTACTGTTGAATCGGAACTGCTAAATTGTAGGCTTCCTGGTAGTATTGAGCTGCTAAGTTGATTTGACCGATCGTTTGGTAATCGGTGGCGATCGCCATTTTGAGCGGCGGTATCGCAGCCGGATTTTGCAAATTTACATACACCGCCGCCAGTCTTTCCCGGGCTGCGATCGCCTTGAGGGGCTGTTTCGACTGCTGGTAAACGTAGGCCAACTGTCTCAAAGCATCCACCTCCGTCGGAGGAGTAACAGGCTGCGGCGGCGCGCCGTTTCCCGCCGTTACAGCAGAATTTGGTACAGCAGAATTAGCCGCAAATACAGCGCGGTTTTCCTGAATTAAAGTTGCCAATTCCTCATACACAGGAGCCGCTTTATCATAACTGAGCCAATTGATGTGAATCAGGGCGATCGCCTTTAAAGTCTGACCCTGAGCCAATATATCTTGACTTTGGCGCGCATTATCGAGAATTTGTTGGTAAACTTCTACAGTCGGGCCTTTAGCGCGCACCTGCTGAAACGCCGCAGCCAAAGCCGGGAGCAACTCAGCATTCACCGATACTTCTGATTTGACTTGTTTTTGAATTGCTTGCAACCGTTTAGTAATAAGCTGAAGTTCGAGGTTTTTATTGCTACTCCAAGCCACACTTCCCACCCGACTCAAAGCAGCAATTTCCGCCGCCGGGCCAAGATACCTCCGCAGCCGCAATTCTCGGAACCAAATATCAAAAGCACCAGCCCCGTCTCCAGCTTGCAGTTTAGCGGCTGCTTCTAAGCTTAACTGTTGCAGCGCCGCTGTCAGTTCGTCCCGCTGAGTATTGCTCAAAGATTCAGTAGCGGGCTTTAGGGGATCGGGTGTGGTAATTTCTAGAGGATTAGGAGAAAATTGATCGAGGGGTTGGGGTGGTGGATTAGTTTGGGCGCTAGCAATAGAACCAGTACACAGCCACAAAAAAAGCAAGCACCCAAATGGCACAGAATTTCTCATAAAAGAAATATAATTGCCGCGATTCGGCAGCCCTGCACGAAACATCAAGTTTTGCATATTTACAAAACGGTATAAATTATGTCACAAAGATGGCACAAAAGCCAACTGTTCAACAAGATAGACAAAATAAAAGTTACCGCACTGAGCAATTATTCACAGTTAAAGGCGTTGGGCGATTCTCTTCGTTGGCGTAGCCCCCGTAGGGGCGGGCTTCGCCAACGCCTTTTGCGCTTATTCAGTTTAGCTCTAATTTTGCTAACTGTATGCACAGCTTGCGCTGCTCCTCCCGCCATTGCTAGAGACCGCTCTTTTCCTGAAATTTCCTTAGACTTTTTAGGCGAGTACGAATTGCCAAAAATCAACTTTGAAGGAGCACCAGTCGGCGGCTTGTCAGGAATCACCTACGATCCAAAAGGTATTAGCGGCGTCACTTCCAAAGCTTATCGTTTTTACGCCCTTTCCGACGACAAAAGCGAAAACGGAGAAGCCAGATTTTACAGTCTCAGACTCGACCTCACATCTAGCGATCCAGCAAATATTCGCTTGAAAAAAGTGGCCGTTGAAGGCGTTACTTCCCTGAAAAAAGCAGACGGTGAAACCTTCCCTTGGGATTCCATCAATCCCGAAGGCATCGCATTGTCTCCACGGAATTCCGTATTTGTCGCCAGCGAAGGTAGCCCTCCTTTTGTCGGCGAATTTGACCTCACCACCGGGAAATTGCGAGGAAACTTACCAATACCCAAGCGCTACATTCCCGATATTAACGATGAACAACAGCAACAAGGAGTTCAGGACAATTTAGGTTTTGAATCCTTAAGCATTGACCCAGAAACCTTTAGTCCGGGTGGTCTCGATCCGTTTCGGTTGTTTACAGCGACAGCGGCGCCGTTAATTCAAGATTTAGACCCGGAACAGGCAAGCAAACTCCGTCTTTTACATTATATTATCGTCGATAAAACACCGCAATTAGTCTCAGAAAATCTTTACAAGCTAGACCAAGTTCCGATGAGTGTTTTGAACGGATTAACAGAATTGGTAACTGTCGGCGGCGGTCAATTTTTGAGTTTGGAGCGTTCTTTTGGGCTGTCGGGATACAGCGCTAGGATTTATCAAGTAGCGGTTGGGGCGGCGACTGATACTTCGAGAATCCAGAGTTTTAAAGGGCAAATGGCAATGGTCGAACCTGTGAGGAAAAAGTTGCTGATTGATATGAGCGAACTCGGAATTGGGCTGTACAATTTGGAGGGGATGACTCTCGGGCCTCTGTTACCGGATGGCAGTCAAAGTGTGATTTTGGTGAGTGACGATAATTTTGAGGAAGCTCAAAAAACTCAGTTTCTTTTGTTTAGCTTGAAAGGGAAAATTTAGGAGAAGGTTTGTAGTGAGGACTTTAGTCCTCTGACGGATGCGGACTAAAGTCCTCACTACAAACTTTTTGCGTATGCTTGGAATTGGTCAATAAATTGGTTGTCAAATTCTTTTGTTTAGCTTAAAAGGTAAAATTTAGGATAATGATGTTTGGTTTGTAGTGAGGACTTTAGTCCTAATTTATGGATGCGGACTAAAGTCCTCACTACAAACCTTTTGCGTATTCCTGAAATTAGTCAAAAAATCGGTTGTCAAATTCTTTTGTTTAGCTTAAAAGGTAAAATTTAGGATAATGATGTTTGGTTTGTAGTGAGGACTTTAGTCCTAATTTATGGATGCGGACTAAAGTCCTCACTACAAACCTTTTGCGTATTCCTGAAATTAGTCAAAAAATCGGTTGTCAAATTCTTTTGTTTAGCTTAAAAGGTAAAATTTAGGATAATGATGTTTGGTTTGTAGTGAGGACTTTAGTCCTAATTTATGGATGCGGACTAAAGTCCTCACTACAAACCTTTTGCGTATTCCTGGAATTGGTCAATAAATCGGTTGTCAAATTCTTTTGTTTAGCTTGAAAGGTAAAATTTAGGATAATGATGTTTGGTTTGTAGTGAGGACTTTAGTCCTAATTTATGGATGCGGACTAAAGTCCTCACTACAAACCTTTTGCGTATTCCTGGAATTAGTTTAAAAATTGGTTGCGGAACTTCTTCTATATGTTTGCACGCCACGGTTTGAAATTACCAGATATCGAACTTTCTTATCTAGAATGGAACTCACAAACAAGGATAGAAAATGTTCCGCGTTTGCTGCTGTTGCACGGTTTAGCTGATAGTGCGGTTGTCTGGACTGGTTTGGGCAATTACTTGTCCAATCGCTATCATGTTGTAGCGCCAGATATGCGCGGCCACGGAGAGAGCAGCAAACCGGAAACGGGTTATACTTTTGCTAGGTCGATCGCA
The sequence above is drawn from the Microcoleus sp. bin38.metabat.b11b12b14.051 genome and encodes:
- a CDS encoding tetratricopeptide repeat protein produces the protein MFRAGLPNRGNYISFMRNSVPFGCLLFLWLCTGSIASAQTNPPPQPLDQFSPNPLEITTPDPLKPATESLSNTQRDELTAALQQLSLEAAAKLQAGDGAGAFDIWFRELRLRRYLGPAAEIAALSRVGSVAWSSNKNLELQLITKRLQAIQKQVKSEVSVNAELLPALAAAFQQVRAKGPTVEVYQQILDNARQSQDILAQGQTLKAIALIHINWLSYDKAAPVYEELATLIQENRAVFAANSAVPNSAVTAGNGAPPQPVTPPTEVDALRQLAYVYQQSKQPLKAIAARERLAAVYVNLQNPAAIPPLKMAIATDYQTIGQINLAAQYYQEAYNLAVPIQQYAQASEALEKLALLYRSQKQWEPTVRIYQMQLLLEERAYNWYGLMSAYDNLGQVYQEMKAYDKALAAYQKGLEVAKRLGHRQEYFDKKIIKVNKQLQRTS
- a CDS encoding esterase-like activity of phytase family protein; translation: MSQRWHKSQLFNKIDKIKVTALSNYSQLKALGDSLRWRSPRRGGLRQRLLRLFSLALILLTVCTACAAPPAIARDRSFPEISLDFLGEYELPKINFEGAPVGGLSGITYDPKGISGVTSKAYRFYALSDDKSENGEARFYSLRLDLTSSDPANIRLKKVAVEGVTSLKKADGETFPWDSINPEGIALSPRNSVFVASEGSPPFVGEFDLTTGKLRGNLPIPKRYIPDINDEQQQQGVQDNLGFESLSIDPETFSPGGLDPFRLFTATAAPLIQDLDPEQASKLRLLHYIIVDKTPQLVSENLYKLDQVPMSVLNGLTELVTVGGGQFLSLERSFGLSGYSARIYQVAVGAATDTSRIQSFKGQMAMVEPVRKKLLIDMSELGIGLYNLEGMTLGPLLPDGSQSVILVSDDNFEEAQKTQFLLFSLKGKI
- a CDS encoding GNAT family N-acetyltransferase, whose amino-acid sequence is MQEIETPRLYLRQFTPDDLDELYRIYSDAETMKYLRGVRTREATESAIHAMLKRWEENNFGMWAVVHKIDRKMIGRCGLAFLDKTPEVELGYALDKVYWNQGLATEASFASLNYGFKILKLERIVAIARPENIASQRVIQKVGMKYEKNAHYYETDVVYYSISQECYQSRVSS
- a CDS encoding GNAT family N-acetyltransferase codes for the protein MESFTTALANSLSRQIETPRLYLRQFTPEDLDELYRIYSDAEVMKYVSEGVRNREETAADLFQIIADWEKHAFGLWAVVNKENNQLIGDGGLRFLGKTPDVEVGYVLAKAYWGKGLASEVAAASLKYGFEALKLEKIVAVADTDNIASRRVMEKVGMRYQHNLDDCDRVYYSISRKIYQSKVAELS